The bacterium CG_4_10_14_0_2_um_filter_33_32 genomic sequence TATAACATTTGTTGGAATATAGGCTGAAACATCTCCGGCTTGGGTCTCGATAATGGGAAGCGCTGTAATAGATCCGCCGCCATATTTTTTATCTCTTCTGCATGCTCTTTCTAATAATCTTGAGTGAAGATAAAAAACATCACCAGGATATGCTTCTCTCCCAGGCGGCCTTCTCAAAAGTAAGGATACTTGCCTATAAGCCCATGCATGTTTTGATAAATCATCATAAATAACTAAAACATCTTTGCCTTGATCCATAAAATATTCACCGACCGCGACACCTGAATAAGGGGCGATAAACAACATTGGGGCGGGATCAGAAGCGCTAGCCATTACAATAATAGTGTTTTTCATTGCTCCATTTTTCTCAAGCTCAGAAACTATCTTTGCAATCTTGGATTTTTTTTGACCAACTGCTACATATATACATATAACATCTTTGTCTTTTTGATTGATTATTGTATCGATAGCAATCGCTGTTTTTCCTGTCTGCCTATCGCCGATAATTAATTCTCTCTGTCCTCTACCGATAGGTATTACAGAGTCAATCGCTTTAATACCTGTTTGCAAAGGAACAGATACTGATTTTCGGCTTATAACGCCTGGCGCAATCTTTTCTACTAAACAATATTTATCTGCTTTAATTTCGCCTTTCCCGTCTATTGGATTTCCTAGAGAATCAATTACCCTACCCATTACATCATCAGAAACAGGTACTTCAAGAATTTTTCCTGTACATTTAACTTCATCCCCTTCACAGACAGAATCATATTCTCCCATAATAACAATACCAACAGAATCTTCTTCAAGATTTAAGGCAATTCCATAGTTGCCGCTTTGAAACTGCACCATCTCAAATGACATTACTTCGCTTAAACCAGTTACTCTAGCAATACCGTCTCCTACGGAAATTACCTTACCTGATTTATAGGTTGAAGGTTCAGGTTTAAAATTTTCCAATTCCTCGGTAATTTTTTTAATCAATATCTCTTTACTGTTTGACATTTATACTCCTATACTAATGTTGCAATTTTTTATTTTATCAGATAGCTGGTTTATTAAATTATTCAAACTGCTGTCTATAACAAATTCGCCCTTTTTTATAATAATACCGGCACCAATCGTTTCTGTAATTTCAAACTCAAATTCTAAATGGTCATTATATTTAGCAGAAATAGAATTTTGGATCTGTTCCTTTTCTGATGATGACAACTCCCTAGCAGAAATGACTAAAACCCGAGTTTCATCGAAGTCTTTTATTCTCTCAAGGGCTTTTAAAATAAAAGGTGCTTTATGCGGGTAATATTTCATTACTCTTTTGGCAATTTTCTCTATTTTTTCAGAATCTTTT encodes the following:
- the atpA gene encoding F0F1 ATP synthase subunit alpha — its product is MSNSKEILIKKITEELENFKPEPSTYKSGKVISVGDGIARVTGLSEVMSFEMVQFQSGNYGIALNLEEDSVGIVIMGEYDSVCEGDEVKCTGKILEVPVSDDVMGRVIDSLGNPIDGKGEIKADKYCLVEKIAPGVISRKSVSVPLQTGIKAIDSVIPIGRGQRELIIGDRQTGKTAIAIDTIINQKDKDVICIYVAVGQKKSKIAKIVSELEKNGAMKNTIIVMASASDPAPMLFIAPYSGVAVGEYFMDQGKDVLVIYDDLSKHAWAYRQVSLLLRRPPGREAYPGDVFYLHSRLLERACRRDKKYGGGSITALPIIETQAGDVSAYIPTNVISITDGQIYLESDLFYQGIRPALNVGLSVSRVGSAAQVKAMKKVAGKLRLELAQFRELQSFAQFASDLDEETKKQIERGKRLVEILKQDQYNPLSVEKQVSIIYAATNGYLDDISMEKVPVFEKNLYENLDLKNKKFAEKILKEGDLTDEIEKELKVIIEKVKEGV